From the uncultured Trichococcus sp. genome, one window contains:
- a CDS encoding DHH family phosphoesterase, with the protein MLKCTSANCRFSKGAIMKIKEKLKILPHFIKADKIKVPFLIIMFLLLVIVVLTFIADWKIGIGITLLWVGIVGFISYSSEYLIDETNQYISDLSYRIKKGEQEALIKMPIGILLYNKQEEIQWMNPYLIKYFGKKDTLGRKLNVVDEELYQLFKESQDYVIRRVKWGNHYFDMIIQEDIGVIYLMDITEYAKIEEKYKDEKFVFGNIIVDNYDEAVQSMNDRKRSNVNNYLTNQLTNWANMNNVFLKRVDDDRFIALTNMRALKKIEENNFDIINQIRERTYKQNFPLTLSMGFSYEKTFEQTNFKEVAKMAQSNIDLALARGGDQVVVRAESEDARFYGGKTNPMEKRTRIRARMISQALEELIVHADKVIIMGHSYPDMDVIGSCLGIRRISQMNNREAWIVLDPQQFSNDVNRIMQEIDKDPLIAKRIISPDQAMALVTPQTLIVMVDVHRPSMTPAPGLLNLSKKIVVLDHHRRGQEFPKDSVLVYMEPYASSTSELIAELFEYQSNEMDAINKIEATAMLAGIIVDTRNFSLRTGSRTFDAASYLQSNGADTVLIQKSLKEDLDTYLLRSHLLQTMEFVNGNLAIVHGEDDKIYDTVVAAQTADTMLSMESVDASFVVTKRQDGRIGISARSLGQYNVQTVMEKLGGGGHLSNAATQLENTTVDEVVERLKAVINPEKIKEGE; encoded by the coding sequence ATGTTAAAATGTACGAGTGCAAATTGTAGGTTCAGTAAAGGAGCTATCATGAAAATAAAGGAAAAGTTAAAAATTCTTCCTCACTTCATAAAGGCTGACAAGATTAAGGTTCCTTTCCTGATTATCATGTTCTTATTGCTGGTGATCGTTGTTTTGACGTTCATTGCAGATTGGAAAATCGGAATTGGAATTACGCTCTTATGGGTTGGAATTGTTGGATTCATCAGTTATTCTTCGGAATATTTGATTGATGAGACAAATCAATACATATCTGACTTATCTTATCGAATCAAAAAAGGTGAACAAGAGGCTTTAATCAAAATGCCTATTGGGATACTTCTATATAATAAGCAAGAAGAAATCCAATGGATGAACCCATATTTAATAAAGTATTTTGGTAAGAAAGATACACTGGGAAGAAAGCTGAATGTGGTGGACGAGGAATTATATCAGCTTTTTAAAGAATCGCAGGATTATGTGATCCGTCGTGTGAAATGGGGAAATCATTATTTTGATATGATCATTCAAGAGGATATCGGCGTCATTTATTTGATGGATATAACAGAATATGCCAAAATCGAAGAAAAGTACAAAGACGAAAAATTTGTTTTTGGGAATATTATTGTCGACAATTATGATGAGGCTGTCCAATCCATGAACGACCGTAAGCGATCGAATGTAAATAACTACTTGACAAACCAACTCACAAATTGGGCAAACATGAATAATGTCTTTTTGAAACGAGTGGATGATGACCGCTTTATAGCATTGACCAATATGCGTGCATTAAAGAAAATAGAAGAAAACAATTTTGATATCATAAATCAAATAAGGGAAAGAACCTACAAGCAGAATTTTCCGTTGACATTGAGCATGGGTTTCTCATACGAGAAAACTTTTGAGCAGACCAATTTTAAAGAAGTCGCCAAAATGGCGCAGTCGAATATTGATTTAGCCTTGGCAAGAGGTGGGGATCAAGTTGTTGTGAGGGCCGAGAGTGAAGATGCCCGTTTCTATGGCGGCAAAACGAATCCAATGGAAAAACGGACCCGTATCCGTGCGAGAATGATCAGCCAGGCTTTGGAAGAGCTCATTGTTCATGCCGATAAGGTGATCATCATGGGGCATAGTTATCCGGATATGGATGTCATCGGTTCCTGTTTAGGGATCCGCCGCATTTCTCAGATGAACAATCGGGAAGCCTGGATAGTATTGGATCCGCAACAATTTTCCAATGATGTGAACCGGATCATGCAGGAGATAGATAAGGATCCTTTGATTGCGAAGCGGATCATTTCGCCTGATCAAGCGATGGCGTTGGTGACGCCACAGACGCTTATCGTGATGGTTGATGTCCATCGCCCATCCATGACGCCGGCACCTGGGCTTTTGAATCTGTCGAAAAAAATAGTCGTTTTGGATCATCACAGGCGCGGACAAGAGTTTCCGAAAGATTCTGTTTTGGTCTATATGGAACCTTATGCGTCCTCCACATCGGAGTTGATTGCTGAATTGTTCGAATATCAATCCAATGAGATGGACGCCATCAATAAGATAGAAGCGACAGCCATGCTGGCGGGGATCATAGTCGATACGCGCAATTTCAGTTTGAGAACCGGATCAAGGACTTTTGATGCTGCCAGTTATCTGCAGTCGAATGGAGCGGATACCGTTCTCATCCAGAAATCACTGAAAGAAGACTTGGATACCTATCTGTTGCGCAGTCATTTGTTGCAGACTATGGAGTTTGTGAATGGTAATCTGGCGATCGTCCATGGGGAAGATGATAAAATCTATGATACGGTCGTCGCTGCTCAAACAGCCGATACGATGTTGTCGATGGAATCGGTAGATGCTTCATTTGTCGTCACAAAACGCCAAGACGGCAGAATCGGCATCAGCGCCAGAAGCCTGGGCCAATACAATGTGCAGACTGTCATGGAAAAATTGGGCGGCGGCGGACATTTATCCAATGCAGCTACGCAGCTTGAGAATACGACAGTCGATGAAGTCGTTGAGAGACTGAAAGCAGTCATAAATCCAGAAAAAATCAAGGAAGGGGAATAA
- the rpsR gene encoding 30S ribosomal protein S18, producing MAFQRNSRGGRKRKKVCYFCANHIDHVDYKETDLLKRYISEKGKILPRRVTGTCAKHQRTLTVSIKRSRIMALMPFTLAE from the coding sequence ATGGCATTTCAACGTAACAGCAGAGGCGGACGCAAACGTAAAAAAGTTTGTTACTTCTGTGCTAACCACATTGATCATGTAGATTACAAAGAGACTGATTTATTGAAACGTTATATATCTGAAAAAGGTAAAATTTTACCTCGTCGTGTAACAGGTACATGCGCTAAACATCAAAGAACTTTGACTGTATCTATCAAACGTTCTCGTATCATGGCTCTTATGCCATTTACATTAGCAGAATAA
- the ssb gene encoding single-stranded DNA-binding protein: protein MINNVVLVGRLTKDVDLRYTSSGTAVGTFALAVNRQFTNQAGEREADFINCVIWRKSAENFANFTRKGSLVGITGRIQTRNYENQQGQRVYVTEVVADNFTLLESKTTTEQRPRETGAGSSNQAAPGANFGSSKSFESNQNQGQYNNQYSSPKQNGFSDFNSTADPFSSNGESIDISDDDLPF, encoded by the coding sequence ATGATTAATAATGTTGTCTTAGTCGGCAGACTTACAAAAGATGTTGATTTACGCTACACATCCAGCGGCACAGCAGTCGGAACCTTCGCTCTTGCAGTAAACAGACAGTTTACGAACCAAGCAGGAGAAAGAGAAGCTGACTTCATCAATTGTGTCATTTGGAGAAAATCTGCAGAGAATTTCGCGAATTTCACTCGTAAAGGCTCTTTAGTCGGTATCACTGGCCGAATCCAAACAAGAAATTATGAAAATCAACAAGGACAGCGCGTATACGTGACTGAAGTCGTTGCAGATAATTTCACATTGTTGGAATCGAAAACAACTACCGAACAAAGACCGAGAGAGACTGGCGCAGGTTCTTCAAATCAAGCAGCTCCGGGTGCAAACTTCGGATCAAGCAAATCTTTTGAATCTAACCAAAACCAAGGACAGTATAATAATCAATACTCTTCTCCGAAACAAAACGGTTTTTCTGATTTTAACTCAACTGCTGATCCGTTTTCATCAAACGGAGAATCAATTGACATTTCAGACGATGATTTGCCGTTCTAG
- the rpsF gene encoding 30S ribosomal protein S6, with product MSNYEINYIIRPNIEEEAKAELIARFDSILTDNGAEVIESKDWAKRRLAYEIKDFREGIYHIVKISASDAKAIDEFDRLAKINSDIIRHIVVKEETK from the coding sequence ATGAGCAATTACGAAATCAACTACATTATCCGTCCTAACATCGAAGAAGAAGCTAAAGCAGAATTAATCGCACGTTTCGATTCTATTTTAACAGATAATGGCGCTGAAGTTATTGAATCAAAAGACTGGGCGAAACGCCGTTTAGCTTATGAAATCAAAGATTTTCGTGAAGGTATCTACCATATCGTGAAAATTTCTGCTTCAGATGCTAAAGCAATCGACGAATTCGACCGTCTAGCAAAGATCAATAGCGATATCATTCGCCACATCGTTGTTAAAGAAGAAACTAAGTAA
- the gyrA gene encoding DNA gyrase subunit A, translated as MEQRELSHEMETSFLEYAMSVIVARALPDVRDGLKPVHRRILYGMSELGVTPDKAHKKSARIVGDVMGKYHPHGDSAIYESMVRMSQDFSYRYPLVDGHGNFGSIDGDSAAAMRYTEARMSKIALEMLRDLNKDTVDYHDNYDGSESEPDVLPARFPNLLVNGASGIAVGMATNIPPHNLTEIISALHILMNNPEATTAELMEAVPGPDFPTGGIVMGKSGIRKAYETGKGSIIVRGRVEVEMLKNGKERIIISELPYMVNKAKLVERIAELARDKRIEGITDLADESDRDGMRVVIDVRKDVSASVILNNLYKLTPLQSSFGFNMLAIVKGIPKVLGLKQILVHYLEHQEEVIRRRAAFDKRKAEARAHILAGLRIALDHIDEIVAILRGSTNGDAAKQIFIDKYGLSDKQAQAILDMRLVRLTGLEREKVEAEYDQLMALIADLADILASEKRVFDIIYTELLEIQEKFGDKRRTELLVGEVLSLEDEDLIEEEDIVLTLTHNGYIKRLPNSEFRAQKRGGRGVQGMGIHDDDFIETLISASTHDVLLYFSNQGKVYKTKGYEVPEYGRQAKGLPIINLLNLDANEKIQAIINVKGGPQDGDYLFFTTRMGTVKRTSATEFQNIRQSGLRAINLKEEDELIKVSLTDGNQNIIIGTHFGYSVSFNEKDVRDMGRTATGVRGVKLRENDYVVGMDVLKHESEVLIITENGYGKRTAADEYAIKGRGGKGVKTANITEKNGKLVGLTTVSGEEDIMIITDKGVMIRFHADAISQTGRATLGVRLIKLDGEAIVSTMAKVEREEDAEAVAPLNEEVDSEGENNASEASDTTEQANTPDATETSEMADKLSNFADELLDEEDSEE; from the coding sequence ATGGAACAAAGGGAACTGAGCCATGAAATGGAAACGTCATTCCTGGAATATGCCATGAGCGTTATCGTAGCAAGGGCTTTGCCTGACGTCCGTGACGGACTCAAGCCGGTCCATCGCCGTATCCTTTACGGCATGAGCGAATTGGGCGTTACGCCCGATAAAGCACATAAAAAATCCGCACGTATCGTCGGGGATGTAATGGGTAAGTACCATCCCCACGGTGACAGTGCCATCTACGAATCCATGGTGCGTATGTCCCAGGATTTCAGTTACCGCTATCCGTTGGTCGATGGACACGGAAACTTCGGTTCCATCGATGGGGACAGCGCCGCAGCGATGCGTTACACCGAAGCGCGGATGTCAAAAATCGCTTTGGAAATGCTGCGCGACCTCAACAAGGATACAGTCGATTACCACGATAACTATGACGGTTCCGAAAGTGAACCTGATGTATTGCCGGCCCGCTTCCCTAACCTGCTGGTGAATGGCGCTTCCGGTATCGCTGTTGGGATGGCTACAAACATCCCGCCGCATAATCTGACGGAAATCATTTCCGCCCTGCATATCCTGATGAATAATCCGGAGGCGACGACTGCCGAATTGATGGAAGCCGTTCCTGGTCCCGATTTCCCTACTGGCGGTATCGTCATGGGCAAATCAGGCATCCGGAAAGCTTATGAAACGGGCAAAGGATCGATCATTGTCCGCGGACGCGTAGAAGTCGAAATGCTGAAAAACGGCAAAGAACGCATCATCATTTCCGAATTGCCTTATATGGTCAACAAAGCGAAATTGGTCGAACGGATCGCTGAACTGGCCCGCGATAAACGGATCGAAGGGATCACCGACTTGGCGGATGAGTCCGACCGGGATGGCATGCGTGTTGTCATCGATGTCCGCAAAGATGTCAGCGCCAGCGTCATTCTGAACAATCTGTACAAATTGACGCCGCTCCAATCCTCTTTCGGCTTCAATATGTTGGCGATCGTTAAAGGCATCCCGAAAGTGCTGGGACTCAAGCAGATTCTGGTCCACTACCTGGAACACCAAGAAGAAGTTATCCGTAGAAGAGCCGCCTTCGACAAACGAAAAGCGGAAGCCCGTGCGCACATCTTGGCCGGTTTGCGGATCGCTTTGGATCATATCGATGAAATCGTAGCGATTCTGCGCGGTTCAACCAATGGCGATGCGGCCAAACAAATATTCATCGACAAATACGGTCTTTCCGACAAACAAGCGCAAGCCATTTTGGATATGCGTCTGGTGCGTCTGACCGGTTTGGAAAGAGAAAAAGTTGAAGCAGAGTATGACCAGCTGATGGCTTTGATCGCTGATTTGGCTGATATTTTAGCGAGTGAGAAACGTGTCTTCGACATCATCTATACGGAATTGCTTGAAATCCAAGAAAAATTCGGCGACAAACGCCGTACGGAACTGTTGGTCGGAGAAGTATTGTCGCTTGAGGATGAAGACCTGATCGAAGAGGAAGACATTGTCCTGACTTTGACCCACAACGGCTACATCAAACGTTTGCCGAACAGCGAATTCAGAGCCCAAAAACGCGGCGGACGCGGTGTCCAAGGCATGGGCATCCATGATGATGATTTCATCGAAACGCTGATTTCGGCATCGACGCATGATGTGTTGCTGTACTTCTCGAACCAAGGGAAAGTATACAAGACAAAAGGCTATGAAGTGCCTGAGTACGGCCGCCAAGCAAAAGGTTTGCCGATCATCAACTTGCTGAACTTGGATGCCAACGAAAAAATCCAAGCCATCATCAACGTCAAGGGCGGCCCGCAAGACGGGGATTACTTGTTCTTCACGACGCGGATGGGTACCGTCAAACGGACATCCGCTACGGAATTCCAGAACATCCGTCAAAGTGGTCTGCGCGCAATCAACCTGAAGGAAGAGGATGAGCTGATCAAAGTATCCTTGACCGACGGCAACCAGAACATCATCATCGGAACGCATTTCGGCTACTCCGTAAGCTTTAATGAAAAGGATGTCCGTGATATGGGCAGGACCGCTACCGGTGTCCGCGGCGTGAAATTGAGAGAGAACGACTATGTTGTCGGCATGGATGTGCTGAAACACGAGTCGGAAGTTCTGATCATCACGGAAAATGGCTACGGCAAACGTACCGCAGCCGATGAATATGCCATCAAAGGACGCGGCGGCAAAGGGGTCAAAACAGCCAACATCACTGAGAAAAACGGTAAATTGGTAGGCTTGACGACTGTCTCCGGTGAGGAAGACATCATGATCATCACGGATAAAGGCGTCATGATCCGTTTCCATGCGGATGCCATTTCCCAAACAGGCCGTGCCACTCTGGGCGTACGCTTGATCAAGCTTGACGGCGAAGCCATTGTATCGACAATGGCAAAAGTTGAGCGCGAAGAGGATGCCGAAGCTGTAGCTCCTCTGAACGAAGAAGTGGATTCAGAAGGCGAAAACAACGCCTCAGAAGCATCTGATACAACTGAACAGGCAAATACACCAGATGCAACGGAAACATCCGAAATGGCCGATAAATTGAGCAATTTCGCAGATGAACTGTTGGATGAGGAAGATTCGGAAGAATAA
- the gyrB gene encoding DNA topoisomerase (ATP-hydrolyzing) subunit B — MVENEKNKAERAKEYDASQIQVLEGLEAVRKRPGMYIGSTSGAGLHHLVWEIVDNSIDEALAGFATKIEIAIEENNSITVTDNGRGIPVDIQANTGRPAVETVFTVLHAGGKFGGGGYKVSGGLHGVGASVVNALSSKLSVSVHKDNKIYTQTFERGDITSELTVTGDTDKHGTTVNFLPDPEIFKETTVFDFEKLAVRVRELAFLNKGLNISIVDNRPEEPLKQEYHYEGGIKSYVEFLNRNKKVLFEEPIYIEGEQDDIQVEVAMQYTDGYHTNFLSFANNIHTYEGGTHESGAKTALTRVINDYAKRNKIIKENEENLTGEDVREGLTLVLSIKHPDPQFEGQTKTKLGNSEARTITDRLFSSYFDKFLMENPQVARQIVEKGMLAARARLAAKRAREVTRKKSGLEISNLPGKLADCSSKNPAESELFIVEGDSAGGSAKQGRSRFFQAILPIRGKILNVEKASIDKILANEEIRSLFTAMGTGFGGDFDVSKARYHKLVIMTDADVDGAHIRTLLLTLFYRYMRPLVEAGYVYIAQPPLYQVKQGKKEKYLDTDQELEEYLASIPDSPKPSIQRYKGLGEMDAEQLWDTTMNPENRHFLQVTVDDAVKADETLNMLMGDHVEPRRNFIEENAVYVKNLDI, encoded by the coding sequence ATGGTAGAAAACGAAAAGAACAAAGCTGAACGAGCAAAGGAATATGATGCCAGTCAGATCCAGGTTCTGGAAGGACTGGAAGCAGTCCGCAAACGTCCCGGAATGTACATTGGCTCCACCAGTGGAGCGGGTCTGCACCATTTGGTCTGGGAAATCGTGGATAATTCCATCGATGAAGCGCTGGCCGGTTTTGCGACAAAGATCGAGATCGCAATCGAAGAGAACAACAGCATCACCGTAACCGATAACGGCCGCGGCATTCCTGTCGATATCCAAGCCAATACCGGCCGCCCTGCTGTAGAAACAGTCTTCACTGTTCTTCACGCAGGCGGTAAATTTGGCGGTGGAGGCTATAAAGTATCCGGCGGCCTGCACGGTGTTGGAGCTTCCGTCGTAAACGCCCTCTCCTCCAAACTGTCCGTCAGTGTACATAAAGACAACAAAATTTATACGCAGACATTCGAGCGCGGAGACATCACTTCCGAATTGACGGTGACCGGCGATACGGACAAGCATGGAACGACCGTGAATTTCCTTCCGGATCCGGAAATATTCAAGGAAACAACCGTTTTTGATTTTGAAAAATTGGCTGTGCGCGTAAGAGAATTGGCCTTTTTGAATAAAGGTCTGAACATCTCCATCGTCGACAATCGTCCGGAAGAACCTTTGAAACAAGAGTATCATTACGAAGGCGGCATCAAGAGCTATGTCGAATTCCTGAACCGCAACAAAAAAGTCCTTTTCGAAGAACCGATCTACATCGAAGGCGAACAGGATGACATCCAAGTAGAAGTTGCCATGCAATATACGGATGGCTATCATACAAACTTTCTCAGTTTCGCCAACAATATCCACACCTATGAAGGCGGAACCCACGAATCCGGTGCAAAGACCGCTTTGACCCGTGTCATCAATGACTATGCAAAACGCAATAAAATCATCAAGGAAAACGAAGAGAACCTGACCGGAGAAGATGTGCGTGAAGGCCTTACCCTTGTCCTCTCCATCAAACATCCGGATCCGCAGTTCGAAGGACAAACCAAGACAAAATTGGGCAATTCCGAAGCGCGTACCATCACCGACCGACTCTTTTCATCGTATTTCGACAAATTCCTGATGGAAAACCCGCAAGTCGCCCGTCAGATTGTCGAAAAAGGGATGCTGGCTGCGCGTGCGCGTTTAGCCGCCAAAAGAGCCCGTGAAGTGACCCGCAAGAAGAGCGGATTGGAAATCAGCAATCTGCCTGGTAAATTGGCCGATTGTTCAAGCAAAAATCCAGCAGAATCCGAACTGTTCATCGTCGAAGGGGATTCGGCCGGAGGTTCGGCAAAACAAGGCCGCTCGCGTTTCTTCCAGGCGATCCTGCCGATCCGCGGTAAGATTCTGAACGTAGAAAAAGCATCGATCGACAAAATCCTTGCCAACGAAGAGATCCGTTCGCTGTTTACGGCGATGGGTACCGGCTTCGGAGGAGACTTCGATGTTTCTAAAGCGCGCTATCATAAATTGGTCATCATGACCGATGCCGATGTCGATGGTGCCCACATCCGTACGTTGCTGTTGACGCTTTTCTATCGCTATATGCGTCCTTTGGTCGAAGCAGGATATGTGTATATCGCACAACCACCTTTGTATCAAGTGAAACAAGGCAAAAAAGAGAAGTATCTCGACACCGATCAGGAGCTGGAAGAGTACTTGGCATCCATCCCTGACTCGCCAAAACCAAGCATCCAACGTTATAAAGGGCTTGGAGAAATGGATGCAGAACAATTGTGGGATACGACCATGAACCCTGAAAACCGTCACTTCCTGCAGGTGACCGTCGATGATGCCGTCAAAGCCGACGAAACATTGAATATGCTTATGGGGGATCATGTAGAACCAAGAAGGAACTTCATCGAAGAAAATGCGGTTTATGTGAAGAACTTGGATATCTAA
- the recF gene encoding DNA replication/repair protein RecF codes for MILKEVTLQNFRNYPSLSVSFSDGINVFLGENAQGKTNLMEAIYALALARSPRTSNEKEMIRWQEDSAKITGKIQKRVSTFPLEIIFSKKGKIAKVNHLEQKKLSQYIGQLNVVLFAPEDLNLVKGAPANRRKFLDMELGQMNPVYLHDLVQYQRILKQRNLYLKQLVTGKAKDEVYLDVLTEQLAILGADLLVYRLQFIKKLEAWAQPLHKEISLEREELTIAYKSNIEFSDEMDKDALFLKLMEAFRQGKSRERDQAVTLFGPHRDDLIFQVNGRNVQNYGSQGQQRTTVLSLKLAEIECMNEVLGEYPILLLDDVLSELDDERQTHLLKAIEKKVQTFLTTTSLDGIKKNKIDEPTIYHIKNGEVEMEGV; via the coding sequence ATGATCCTGAAAGAAGTGACGCTGCAGAATTTTCGGAATTATCCGTCTCTTTCCGTGTCCTTTTCAGATGGCATCAATGTGTTTTTGGGTGAGAATGCGCAAGGCAAAACCAATCTCATGGAAGCAATCTATGCATTGGCTTTGGCAAGGAGTCCGCGCACGTCAAACGAAAAAGAAATGATTCGTTGGCAAGAAGATTCCGCCAAGATAACCGGCAAAATTCAAAAAAGGGTTTCAACGTTCCCTTTGGAAATCATTTTTTCCAAAAAAGGTAAGATTGCCAAAGTCAATCACCTGGAACAAAAAAAACTGAGCCAATACATCGGCCAACTGAATGTTGTGCTGTTCGCCCCGGAAGACTTGAATTTAGTGAAGGGCGCACCCGCCAACCGGAGAAAGTTCCTGGATATGGAGCTGGGCCAGATGAATCCGGTCTATCTGCATGATCTTGTGCAATATCAGCGGATACTGAAGCAACGGAATCTTTATCTGAAGCAGTTGGTGACAGGCAAAGCCAAGGATGAAGTCTATTTGGATGTGTTGACTGAACAATTGGCCATTTTGGGTGCCGATCTGTTGGTCTACCGTCTACAGTTCATCAAAAAATTGGAAGCCTGGGCCCAACCGCTGCACAAAGAGATTTCTTTGGAGCGGGAAGAACTGACGATCGCCTACAAGTCCAACATCGAGTTTTCCGATGAGATGGATAAGGACGCTCTTTTTTTGAAGCTGATGGAAGCGTTCCGCCAAGGGAAAAGCCGGGAAAGAGATCAGGCGGTCACCCTTTTTGGTCCGCACCGCGATGATCTGATTTTTCAGGTGAATGGGCGCAATGTCCAAAACTACGGCTCTCAAGGGCAGCAAAGAACGACTGTCCTCAGTCTCAAACTGGCGGAGATCGAATGCATGAATGAGGTCCTGGGGGAGTATCCGATCCTATTGCTGGATGACGTCCTGTCGGAATTGGATGATGAACGCCAGACCCATCTGCTGAAAGCGATCGAGAAGAAGGTACAGACCTTTTTGACGACAACCAGTTTGGATGGCATAAAGAAGAATAAGATAGACGAACCGACTATCTACCATATAAAAAACGGTGAAGTAGAAATGGAAGGTGTGTAA
- the yaaA gene encoding S4 domain-containing protein YaaA — protein MKNIVNIDAEFITLGQLLKHVNLISSGGMAKWFLSEYVVYVDNEKEDRRGRKLFPGTMIDIPGEGTFFIQSTKSDKEEAEQNNSESKA, from the coding sequence TTGAAAAATATTGTGAATATAGATGCAGAGTTCATTACTCTTGGTCAACTACTCAAACATGTCAATCTGATTTCCAGCGGCGGGATGGCCAAATGGTTCCTTTCGGAATATGTGGTGTACGTAGATAACGAAAAAGAAGACCGTAGAGGCCGCAAATTATTTCCCGGTACGATGATCGACATCCCTGGTGAAGGAACTTTCTTCATCCAGTCAACAAAATCGGATAAAGAAGAGGCTGAGCAAAACAACAGTGAGTCCAAAGCATGA
- the dnaN gene encoding DNA polymerase III subunit beta — MKFSINRQVLIKHLSDVQRAISSRTTIPILTGVKISADENGIVLSGSDSDISIETLIPVSEENNQIEIHTQGGIVLPARFFSEIVKKLADEKITIEVKDHFQTNITSAKASFTINGIDVNNYPNFPVIDSNEVITLPTALFKQVIQHTVIATSTQESRPILTGVNMTIKDGKLTAVATDSHRLSQRIISIAAPESQLEKTYNVIIPGKSLVELSRIVENQPTIEMMITENQVLFKAENVYFYSRLLEGYYPDTNRLIPASSSTQIVLNAYDLLQATDRASLLSHEGKNNVVKLSIDSNKVELSGNSPEVGNVEESLAYQSASGDPLIISFNPDYMKDALRTFGQQDVQVNFTSAVRPFTVVPADREDENDNSFIQLITPVRTY, encoded by the coding sequence ATGAAATTTTCCATTAATCGTCAGGTTTTGATCAAACACTTATCTGATGTACAAAGAGCTATTTCCAGCAGAACGACTATCCCTATTTTGACAGGGGTAAAAATCAGTGCTGATGAAAATGGAATCGTATTGAGCGGAAGCGACTCGGATATTTCCATCGAAACGCTGATTCCTGTGTCGGAAGAAAATAATCAAATCGAAATCCACACACAAGGCGGCATTGTCCTCCCGGCTCGTTTCTTCAGTGAAATCGTAAAAAAATTAGCTGATGAAAAAATCACAATTGAAGTCAAAGATCACTTCCAGACAAACATCACTTCTGCAAAAGCTTCTTTCACCATCAACGGAATCGATGTAAACAATTATCCGAATTTCCCTGTCATCGATTCGAATGAAGTCATCACCTTGCCGACCGCTTTATTCAAGCAAGTGATCCAACATACCGTTATCGCAACGTCGACACAGGAAAGCCGTCCGATCTTGACCGGGGTGAACATGACCATCAAAGATGGAAAATTGACGGCGGTCGCTACGGATAGTCATCGTTTAAGCCAGCGCATCATCTCGATCGCCGCGCCGGAATCACAGCTGGAAAAAACCTACAATGTCATCATTCCCGGGAAAAGCTTGGTGGAACTCTCACGGATCGTTGAGAACCAACCAACCATCGAAATGATGATCACGGAGAACCAAGTCCTTTTCAAAGCCGAAAACGTTTATTTCTACTCGCGCTTGCTGGAAGGCTACTATCCGGATACAAACCGCTTGATTCCGGCCAGCTCCAGCACACAGATCGTCCTGAATGCCTACGATTTGCTGCAGGCTACCGACCGTGCCTCCCTGCTTTCGCATGAAGGAAAAAACAACGTTGTCAAATTGTCCATCGACTCAAACAAAGTCGAGTTATCCGGGAACTCACCTGAGGTCGGCAATGTCGAAGAGTCCTTAGCCTATCAGTCCGCCAGTGGCGACCCGCTGATCATATCCTTCAATCCCGATTACATGAAGGATGCGCTGCGCACATTCGGCCAACAGGATGTCCAAGTCAATTTCACTTCGGCTGTACGACCGTTCACAGTCGTGCCGGCGGATCGTGAAGACGAAAACGATAATTCGTTCATCCAATTGATCACGCCTGTAAGGACTTATTGA